In a single window of the Branchiostoma floridae strain S238N-H82 chromosome 2, Bfl_VNyyK, whole genome shotgun sequence genome:
- the LOC118409987 gene encoding uncharacterized protein LOC118409987 isoform X2, whose protein sequence is MPPRKKARKAARPEAGDDPSPTERGDQPSPEDAPPQPTRKAPDKPKLTMKFLQKQLEDLQQVTTQIANKLNSTNSSDPQTPGALPTDGGSAGLVGLNTSPSSVTVTHVTDTPGVLPIATTSGALDPQPPSLPSINPNAQMPGLGSTLASSILGRAVPQEIPTHGNSSGQGASPSPAQQLNRLVDNLLVQSLAPSTISAYRLAWQHFRQFSLEIHCTANIKPPIPEPIVCQFISYLHSKGFAPASIASKLSAIGFIHKIQNLQDPTSTFVVRKLMHSIQKNHVPDGRLPITPPILSQLIDALKFIKTTYYNQCLYEAMFTFMFYSLARISEVTVTNSSQHTLTLADLRGNLDSNSGLTSFLVQFKTYKHSSPSAQSTIQIQPHPDSPHCPVVSLAKYLQLRGRNPGYLFQRRDGCPVTSDNFAKP, encoded by the exons ATGCCTCCAAGGAAGAAGGCACGCAAAGCAGCGAGGCCGGAAGCCGGGGATGATCCGTCCCCGACGGAGCGAGGAGATCAGCCATCTCCAGAGGATGCACCCCCGCAACCTACTCGCAAGGCTCCGGATAAACCCAAGCTGACAATGAAGTTTCTACAAAAGCAACTAGAGGACTTGCAACAAGTTACTACGCAGATAGCGAACAAACTGAACTCTACAAATTCCAGTGACCCCCAGACTCCAGGTGCGTTACCAACAGACGGAGGGTCAGCAGGACTTGTAGGTCTTAACACCTCTCCTAGCTCAGTGACTGTAACCCATGTAACCGATACCCCTGGCGTGTTGCCAATAGCTACCACAAGTGGGGCACTGGATCCTCAGCCCCCATCTCTTCCGTCCATCAACCCAAACGCCCAGATGCCAGGCCTAGGCTCGACCCTGGCTTCCAGCATTCTAG GTAGAGCGGTTCCGCAGGAAATACCCACACATGGCAACTCATCCGGTCAGGGTGCCTCCCCATCTCCTGCCCAGCAGCTTAATCGACTAGTCGACAACTTGCTTGTTCAATCCTTAGCACCTTCTACAATCTCAGCTTATCGCCTGGCGTGGCAGCATTTCCGTCAATTCAGCCTTGAAATCCACTGTACAGCCAATATCAAGCCCCCTATTCCAGAGCCTATAGTATGCCAGTTTATTTCCTACTTACATAGTAAGGGATTTGCCCCAGCGTCGATAGCATCTAAACTTTCAGCTATAGGTTTCATTCACAAAATCCAAAATCTACAAGACCCCACTTCTACTTTCGTCGTTCGCAAGTTGATGCACTCAATACAAAAGAACCACGTACCCGACGGAAGGTTGCCCATAACGCCTCCTATTCTTTCCCAATTGATTGATGCCTTGAAGTTCATAAAGACCACGTACTACAATCAGTGCCTGTATGAGGCAATGTTCACGTTTATGTTCTACTCTTTAGCTCGCATAAGCGAAGTAACGGTAACTAATTCTTCCCAACACACTCTGACCTTAGCGGACCTCAGGGGTAATCTGGACTCTAATAGTGGCCTAACTTCCTTCTTGGTACAGTTTAAGACGTACAAACACAGCAGTCCTTCAGCCCAATCCACCATCCAGATCCAACCACACCCAGATAGTCCGCACTGCCCGGTGGTAAGCCTTGCTAAGTACCTCCAACTACGGGGAAGGAACCCGGGGTACCTGTTCCAACGTAGGGATGGTTGCCCTGTTACCAGCGATAACTTTGCCAAG CCTTGA
- the LOC118409987 gene encoding uncharacterized protein LOC118409987 isoform X1, translated as MPPRKKARKAARPEAGDDPSPTERGDQPSPEDAPPQPTRKAPDKPKLTMKFLQKQLEDLQQVTTQIANKLNSTNSSDPQTPGALPTDGGSAGLVGLNTSPSSVTVTHVTDTPGVLPIATTSGALDPQPPSLPSINPNAQMPGLGSTLASSILGRAVPQEIPTHGNSSGQGASPSPAQQLNRLVDNLLVQSLAPSTISAYRLAWQHFRQFSLEIHCTANIKPPIPEPIVCQFISYLHSKGFAPASIASKLSAIGFIHKIQNLQDPTSTFVVRKLMHSIQKNHVPDGRLPITPPILSQLIDALKFIKTTYYNQCLYEAMFTFMFYSLARISEVTVTNSSQHTLTLADLRGNLDSNSGLTSFLVQFKTYKHSSPSAQSTIQIQPHPDSPHCPVVSLAKYLQLRGRNPGYLFQRRDGCPVTSDNFAKALRACVLQVKLDPQKYTSHSFRIGAATQAALQGVSDSNLRLLGRWTSDAFKKYIRT; from the exons ATGCCTCCAAGGAAGAAGGCACGCAAAGCAGCGAGGCCGGAAGCCGGGGATGATCCGTCCCCGACGGAGCGAGGAGATCAGCCATCTCCAGAGGATGCACCCCCGCAACCTACTCGCAAGGCTCCGGATAAACCCAAGCTGACAATGAAGTTTCTACAAAAGCAACTAGAGGACTTGCAACAAGTTACTACGCAGATAGCGAACAAACTGAACTCTACAAATTCCAGTGACCCCCAGACTCCAGGTGCGTTACCAACAGACGGAGGGTCAGCAGGACTTGTAGGTCTTAACACCTCTCCTAGCTCAGTGACTGTAACCCATGTAACCGATACCCCTGGCGTGTTGCCAATAGCTACCACAAGTGGGGCACTGGATCCTCAGCCCCCATCTCTTCCGTCCATCAACCCAAACGCCCAGATGCCAGGCCTAGGCTCGACCCTGGCTTCCAGCATTCTAG GTAGAGCGGTTCCGCAGGAAATACCCACACATGGCAACTCATCCGGTCAGGGTGCCTCCCCATCTCCTGCCCAGCAGCTTAATCGACTAGTCGACAACTTGCTTGTTCAATCCTTAGCACCTTCTACAATCTCAGCTTATCGCCTGGCGTGGCAGCATTTCCGTCAATTCAGCCTTGAAATCCACTGTACAGCCAATATCAAGCCCCCTATTCCAGAGCCTATAGTATGCCAGTTTATTTCCTACTTACATAGTAAGGGATTTGCCCCAGCGTCGATAGCATCTAAACTTTCAGCTATAGGTTTCATTCACAAAATCCAAAATCTACAAGACCCCACTTCTACTTTCGTCGTTCGCAAGTTGATGCACTCAATACAAAAGAACCACGTACCCGACGGAAGGTTGCCCATAACGCCTCCTATTCTTTCCCAATTGATTGATGCCTTGAAGTTCATAAAGACCACGTACTACAATCAGTGCCTGTATGAGGCAATGTTCACGTTTATGTTCTACTCTTTAGCTCGCATAAGCGAAGTAACGGTAACTAATTCTTCCCAACACACTCTGACCTTAGCGGACCTCAGGGGTAATCTGGACTCTAATAGTGGCCTAACTTCCTTCTTGGTACAGTTTAAGACGTACAAACACAGCAGTCCTTCAGCCCAATCCACCATCCAGATCCAACCACACCCAGATAGTCCGCACTGCCCGGTGGTAAGCCTTGCTAAGTACCTCCAACTACGGGGAAGGAACCCGGGGTACCTGTTCCAACGTAGGGATGGTTGCCCTGTTACCAGCGATAACTTTGCCAAGGCATTAAGAGCCTGTGTCCTGCAAGTCAAACTCGATCCACAAAAATACACCTCGCATTCCTTCCGAATTGGAGCTGCTACGCAAGCAGCTTTGCAGGGGGTTTCGGATTCGAACCTTCGGCTACTAGGGAGATGGACCTCAGAtgcatttaaaaaatatattcgCACTTAA
- the LOC118409988 gene encoding uncharacterized protein LOC118409988, with translation MLLTLFIIPTLLVLSSCTSDSWVPSGDLPVDFTVTFTAPETVYNVCNRNFTQSARNFSIATTGVVVTPGETANAPTMTIAGASSDDMFSILMIDSDGKGDVGLPIFPILHMLITNITNADPSTGAVIDPYGGPMPPPCIVARTYHYLLLKQTSALSLTAADLLTYTPNCNFPGLEGK, from the exons ATGTTGTTAACGTTATTCATCATCCCTACACTGCTTGTACTgtcaagttgtacat CTGACTCATGGGTGCCCTCTGGCGATCTTCCCGTGGACTTCACCGTCACGTTCACAGCACCGGAAACGGTGTATAACGTCTGCAATCGTAATTTTACCCAAAG TGCCAGGAATTTTTCTATCGCCACCACTGGAGTCGTGGTAACTCCTGGGGAAACTGCGAACGCTCCAACCATGACTATTGCAGGCGCATCGTCAG ATGATATGTTCTCCATTTTGATGATAGACTCGGACGGGAAAGGAGATGTCGGCTTGCCGATCTTTCCTATACTCCACATGCTCATCACAAACATAACG AATGCTGACCCAAGTACAGGAGCAGTCATAGACCCGTACGGAGGACCCATGCCTCCGCCCTGTATCGTTGCCAGAACCTACCACTACCTCCTATTGAAACAGACTTCCGCCTTGTCTCTGACCGCCGCAGATCTCCTAACGTACACACCAAACTGTAACTTTCCTGGCCTCGAGGGCAAGTAA